The proteins below come from a single Enterobacteriaceae bacterium Kacie_13 genomic window:
- a CDS encoding transglycosylase SLT domain-containing protein, which translates to MKKLLLSVVLMLVFSQVQAHCFNYAAQKFNVDEDILRAIAKVESGYNANAVNVNKNHSVDLGLMQINSIHVPKLSKAGIKMEDLLEPCTNVIVGAWLLRGSIDRANGDLWRGVGYYHSATPRFYLSYISKVKKAFATNNQG; encoded by the coding sequence ATGAAAAAATTACTGTTGAGCGTGGTCCTTATGTTGGTGTTTAGCCAAGTTCAGGCGCATTGCTTCAATTATGCCGCACAAAAATTTAATGTTGATGAAGATATCCTCCGTGCGATAGCCAAAGTTGAGTCCGGTTATAATGCGAACGCAGTAAACGTAAATAAAAATCACTCAGTCGATTTAGGCTTGATGCAGATTAATTCTATTCACGTACCGAAGTTGTCTAAAGCCGGCATCAAAATGGAAGATTTACTCGAACCCTGTACTAACGTGATTGTGGGGGCCTGGCTGCTGAGAGGCTCAATTGATCGTGCCAACGGGGATCTCTGGAGAGGGGTGGGTTACTACCATTCTGCCACCCCGCGTTTTTATCTGAGTTACATCAGCAAGGTAAAAAAAGCCTTTGCAACAAATAATCAGGGTTAG